The genomic segment GGCAGCAGGAGCTGAGGCCCCTCAGTTCTGTCTGCGACACGTGCAGGGGTCTAGAACTCAGTCATCTTCTTGTGGGTGTCGGCCTTCCTCTGTTCCCGCTGCAGGCCCGCCTCCTGGGCCCGGAGCTGCCCCAGCTGCCGCTGGGCTCCTGCCAGCTTCTCCTGCAGCTGGGCCGTTGTCACACTGTGCCTGGGGAGGGACCCACATTCAGCACTGCTGtccccctccagcccctcctcagACCTGGCCCACTGCCCCCGAACTCTCTCAGGGGAATCTGGGCAGGGGTGAGGCGCCTGGGGCAGGGCCACACGTACCGGCCAGCGTTGCGGGCAAGGGCCTCCTGGATGCCACGGATGGCTCGCTGGGTCTGCTCAATCTTCTCCTCAGTCTGGAGGAGCCGCAGGCTCAGGGCCCGTTTGGTACTCCTGCTGGCATGGTACACCTCCTTGCCGCTCCTCCCGGGGGGCGCTGCCCCCACCTCCGGGGCCCCTGGAGCCTCGCCTTTCAGCTTTTCATTCAGGAAGTCAAACACACTGCGAGGAGGTGGGCGGCCCCCGGCTCCACCCCCTCTGCCCCGGCACTTTGGGGGCTTGCTAACGCCAGCCTGGCCACCCCGGGTTCTCTTCTGCAGGATCTCTGCACACTGGTCCAGCGACTTCCCGCGCGGCAGCACCACAGCATGGACGGGCTCCACCCGGCCCTCTGCATGCCGGCCCAGACCTAGGGGAACACCAGGCTGGCATTGCCACTGGACCCCTGGGCCATGATGGGGAGTCCCTCCTGTCCCCATGCAGCACACGTGCACTCACCCTTGCCAAACTCGTAGCCCATCTTGGCGAGGAGCCTGGAGCCAATGCCCCGCGTGTGCACCTCCCAGCCGGCAAAAGCGGAGCTGCAGGTCCCGGGGTTGGCAGCACCAGGTTCCACCACTGCAGGCATCAGAGGGCAGTGGCTTAACCCAGAGAGATGCAGGGAATCCTGGGCTCCAGCCAAGGCTAACCCAAGAGCTCAGCTCTGCACAGCTCTGCATGGCCGCCCCCCCGCATCCCCAGCTCCCTGCCCAGGATGTGTGGCACAAGCAGAAGGCAGAGCCCGGCTGTCTCCATGACCTGGTCACAGGATGGCTCCCTTCCACGCTCTCTGTTTCTTTGTGGAGAACAGTCCTCCTTGCCATCAGTATGGACAATGTGGCTAACAGACCCCATGAgggcacccccacccctggggggAGGCCAGACACTGACAGTTGATCCTTCATCCAGCCAACAGGTCCCAGCACCTTGCAGGAAGCTGTCCCTGTGCGTCCCATTCCCTCCTGTGGCTCGCGTGGGACTATGGTTTCTGCGTTTGTGGGTCTCTGGATGTGACCCAGATCCATCACACACCCTCGTCTCCCCGGGAGTGCGTCCTTGTACTGACCACAGTGTGGGCCCTGCCAGCCGGGAGCCTCTTGGGGGTGGCAGCAGCCATACCTCGAGCATAGCTGGGGTCGTCTGCATCACTGCCGTCCGAGTCAGAGGACCCTGCAGGCTCTGTGCGCAGTGGGGGCAGGATGCTGTCCCCCTCCACCACGGCCTCTTTCAACAGCAGAGAGTCAAACTTGACCGTGTAGTAACCGCTGTCTACATCTGGAGGGGCACAGAGGCAGCAGGGCAGCACATGGAAGCAGCCGCTCTGGAAGGTGGGAGCAGGGTGGGGCCAAGACCAAGGGGGCCTTGCTCTTCTCATGTGTGGGGTGGGACCCCAACACCCACCCAGAGGAGTAGTCATGCAGGACTAACACATGTAACACATGGAGAGGGCTTCCTGGGAAGGGCCCATCAGGGAGGCCCCGGGGCAGCCTCACCAGTGATCTGTGCTGGGTACCACAGACCATCCTGCCGCTTGGCCAGACATGCAGAGCCGGCCTGCAGGGAGCTCAGGTCCGGGTCCTGGAAGGGGCGCAGCTCGTCCACTGAGACTACCTGCCCGTGCGAGAACCTGCAGAGAGGGCCGCATAGCTCAGGTACGGCCATCAGGGTCCCACAAGCCCAGAGACTCCAGTCTAGCTGCCTGGACACCACCCGGTGGGGAGATGGATGCAGAGGGACACACGTGTCCACACGGACATCCACAGACACGCACGTGACACACAATCATGTGCATCCGCACTGAACACAACGTATACAGACACATGCAACAcccacacacacgtacacaggcCCACACATATACACTGAACACAACGTATACAGACACATgcaacacccccccacacacGTACACAGGCCCACACATATACACTGAACACAACATGTACACAAACACATgcaacacacccacacacacaggcccACACATATACACTGAACACAACGTATACAGACAcatgcaacacacacacatacacgtacacaggcccacacatatacactcaacatgtatacacacacatcacacccaCATACACGTACACACGCCTACACACAAATACACtgaacacatgtatacacatgaaacacacccacacatgtatacacacccaGATGTATACACTGAACATGTGtataaatatgcacacacacccataccTATACATGCATGCAAACATATGCATGCACTcatgcacacatgtatgtacacacatgcatggaCACAAAGGGGCACATACATTCACACATGCAccatacacaggcacacacaagcacacaaacacgtgtatgcacatgtgtgtacacatgcacatgtatggACACACATACTGTGCTTGTGCTCTCACTTTCAGATGGACCTGGGTGCCCTAAGGACTAAATGCTTCTGGTTACTCTCCAGCCTCCTGGGCTGGAGTcacgcacacacaggcacacgtgGCTGGGAGACACACTTGTGACGACAGTTCCCCAGCACCTCTCCACTGGACACAACAGGTCATCAAGACAGGGGGTCTGCTTGCTTCACTTGCAGGACTGAGTCCTCCCCAACCAACTAGGAGGACCTGGTTGTAATGGTGCTGCCTTGTCTTCTAGGTGTCACTGAAATAGTGAAACCAAAACGAAAACcaggagagaggaggtgggacAGGAAGTATGGGAACAGAGGGCTGCAACTTTGAACTTGGCCAAATAAAGACATGAAGGCACCAgacacacatctcctgcagtgcCCCCATTTCAGGGAGGAAGCGTTCTAACCCACAAGAGCAAGCAAAGACAGGCCCTGGCTCCGACACACAGCCAGTCTCGCGTGGAGAGACTGTGGGGAgaaaggaggggagagaaggCATTTCAGTCATCTTCCTGGGTGGGGTTCTGAGCAGTTCCTTCTCACCCCTGCCCGTCCTCAGGCACCCAGGGTACTGCCAGTGACCAGTGGCACCAGCAGATGCAAGACCAGTCCACATGTCTTTTGGCGGGCACGGTGGTTGAAGAGTCCTGTTCAACCAAGGAATGAGACCCAGACCCAGGGGGAATTTGGCCAAACTCCTCCTTGACACACCCAGACACCGCCAATAAACCTCCCTGTAAGAATCttcagtactaaaaaaaaaaaaaaaaaaaaaagaatcttcagtACTCTTAGAAGCTCTAAATTTTGGTGTCCTCCTTAAGCCAGCAAATGCTTCTATGAAATGACCCTAAAAAAGTATGGTGGACATATGCAAAGATTGAGCTAGAAGGGTATGAACCAAACATGGAAGACTCAGAAATAACCGAAGTTCCCAACCATGGGAGTAGTTAACGGCATGTGCATGAAATCAGCGTCAACTAAGAGCACAGGCAGACTGACCAATGGAATGAAGGGCACCCAGGAAAAGCCTCTCACATGATAAAATCCACGTAGGACAGAGGTGTTACTAAAGAGGCAGGAAAAGACAGACTACAGATTTcataaggaaaaaattttaaatgtttcccaGACTCAAACCCCCCAGAAACACCCCCACTTAATCATCTACCTCACAACATTTATGAATAGTGCTTATGATTTatgaataattataattatttgtgaataattataattatttatgaaTAACACCCTCTAGAATAATAAGTAAAcacataaatgagaaaacaagcaTTTAGGATAAGTACACATCATAActgtggtttatcccaggagtgcAAGGGTGGTTCAACAGGTGAAAGCCATTCAATGAAACACAGCCCATCAACAGAACACCAGCATATCAACTGATATAGAAAAGACACCTAGAAAAAACCCAACGACTTCAACCTGATAAACAGCATCTACGGAAAACCCACAGTTCACATCACACTCAAGAAGGGGAGGAGGGGTactttcccctaagatcaggaaccaGACAGGAAGTGCTCCCGCCACTTGCCTTCAGTACAGTACTGGAAGTTTTAGGCGGGGCAGTTaaacaagaaaaaggaataaaagccaGACGAATTGGAAGAGAATAGGCAAAAGTATCTCTGTTCGTCAATGACGTAATTGTACATATGtagtgtgctcagtcgtatctgattctttgcgcccccaaggactgtagcctgccatgctcctctgtctatggcatttcccaggaaagaatactggagtaggttaccatttccttctcaaggggatcttcccaatgcagagatTGAGCTCGCATctcctatggctcctgcattggcaggtagattctatagcactgagccacctgggaagccccaggaaagtGGATACCCACATGCAAATGAATAAAGTTGGATCCTCACATCATACCATTAGAGCATGTaatttacaagggaaaaaaaaaaactttaacaaTATTTTATGTCAAAATCGAGTAAGTTATATGAAATATTCAAGGAAAGCAACGTGAACCAAGAATCATATACATGTTCATCAAAACTGCTGAACTGTGTCTTCATGAAAGACACAACCAGAGCCTAACAGACATGCTAGGTCTCTACAGATGTTATTCCTGTGAGCCCTTCCTAAAGAACCTACCAGAAAATGAGTCTCAGACAACCAACACAACTAAGAAGACCCTGACAGACAGGTAGATGGGAGCAGGAGATGTTAAGTTCCTTCCAGAACTAAGGCTGAGTGTGAAGGGAGACAATGGGTTGCGACAGCCATGAGAGCCAACTGTGCAGGTCTAGTGCAGTCAGATGGCAGGGAGAATGGGAGGTACACGTCAAAACGCTTTGAACAGTTTTCAGTCGTCATAACTAAAGAATGAATGCTGTTCTGAGAGCGTCCTGTGTATGCAGAATGGGACAAAACAAGTTAATTATGGGACGTTGGTCCTTGAGGGCCAGAGTCCTGAGGGAGAGAAGGATATACAGATGCAAtccagaaaagattaagaaatcAGTACGAACTCATTAGGCACTTGTCCTTGAACATACAGATGCACTAACACAGACATTAGCGTGTGTCCACCTGCACTTCCTAGCTCTGTCTGCTGAAGAGACCTAGAATTGAGCCCCCTGCAGCGAAGTGCATCCCAAGGCCTCCACTGTGAATCTTGAAATAGTATCTGCCACTAAAAGAAACCAGGGCTTCTCAGAGACTTGGCTGCTTTCAGGTCTGTGGCAGGAAGAGCACAGGCAAGGGTGGGGAATCCTGATTTCTGGGACCGTGTCAGGAGGGCGAGGAGCCAACATGAAGAGGCTGCACCTGGCAAGGGTGAGACAGCTTGAGTTTCAATAAACATCAGTATTTCAGTGGATTGAAATTCATCAAATGCATCTAAGTCCATCAGTTCACAaggatattaaatattttttaaagtgaatttattACCTCAGGATGAAAGAGAACCAATTTGTTATCTTGGAAACTAAGCAAACAAGACAGAAACATCAGGCATTATCCTGCCTTTTCTATACAATCTGTCCCACTACCTAGCCAGCTTCTACAGGAGGAGAGGTGTctctgaaacagctcagctggtaaatgagCTGATGGAGCTGAAAGCTCCTTGTTGCAATCCACACCATACCAGCAGATCCAGGCACTGAGCATCATGTGCTGCGAGAAGCGGCAGAGAGCTGAGTCGTGCCCAGGTGGGGCCCCGAGAGTGAGCAGGTCCCAGGATCCAGCTTCCAGCCTTCAGTCACCGCAAGAATGTGCTGGGCTGCACCAGGGCGGTAGGTGATGGTCAGAGTCAGAGGGTCTGGCCCTTCAACAGTGAAACTGGGAGGTCAGgaaaggcaggggtgggggtacATGGTCAGATTCAGACAGCAGCCTTGAGACGTGAGCAAGATTAAACTGCAACATTTACACCTCAGCCGTATCTGAGTGATATGCCACAAGGAACACAAGGAGGCGATTATCATAAAGGCTGGGGTGGTGGTTCTTTTTGGAAGAGGGAGAAAGctttgtttggcctgaggcacaGAGGACCCCAGGGTAACTGGCAGGTTTGTAGTTTTCAGCTGAGTACTCGAGTGTTACAGTGATCCCTCGCGCTGTCTTTACTTACTGGATTTGACCTTTTTCACaacaagataaaaattttaagtccaCTGTGTCCTTATTGCATGTCAGGTACTGTTTTTTAATGCATATTAATGCATTCCACCCTCTCAACAACTGCGAAAGACAAGCTCCTCTCTGTTTTATGGATAAGGATACTGAAACACAGGGCAATAAAGTTAGAACAGACATATGAAGAAATGTTCAATCTTGCTAATAATTGAGGAAATACAAGTTAAATCAAGACCACCTCTTCACTCCCAGTGTGTACGAATCCGCAAGTCAGAGAACATGACCAAGAGTGACTAGGGTGACTACGACAGAGCAGATCAGGGACTTAGAAGCAGACAGCGCACAAGGAAAGAAAAGGCGCCATCCACACTGGGGACATTCTCAACAGAGACAAAAGATGTGTACTAGGATTTTCACAGTGTGTTCtttttagtaaataaaaatgGGAAGCACCAAAAGACAGAATAAAATATGGCATATTAATGAGGAAAAATAATAGCAGTTAAAATGTACAAAACAGTCCTATAAATATCAATGTGAACGTCTCTCCCAGACATGGTCATTGAGAATAGCAAGTTGCAAAACAAAGCAGGCTATACAACACagtttaattagaaaataaagcacAAGAATATTCTGTTCACAGACACACGTGCCTGTAAAGGATTCACACTCTTACGCTCATCATAGTTGTGACAAGCCTCCCGGGAGGGGAGGATAGAAAGGCGGGTCCCAGGGCGCTTCAACACTACTTTATctttacaataaaattttaattaagtaaattttaaagtaaaaatccaAAGTAAACGCAACAAAACAACTGTGACacctgggtggtggtggggttggTGGGCTGCATGGGTCGGGCCTGAAGCTGACAGCAGGCAGCAGCATTTCAGAGCCGGGCTGCCCCTCGGGGGTCCAGCAACCACAGCAGCTGTAGGGCCGACCTGGCGGGCTTGCTGCCAGGTGAGTGAATACGCGTGAAACCCTTGGAACAGAGCTGCCCAGAGGAAGCAGCACATGGATACGTCAGTTCTCATCCCCACATGGGACGTGGCACAGGGATGGGGAGGAATCCTCCAGAGGGACCATGGCAGGAAGGATGGAGGGCTCCCTGCTCTGCTCCTTAACTGTCTGCTAGGGGACAAGGCATCACCCACCCTGTGGAAGCTCAAGGAggcttatgactgattcatgcacTGTCCTGTATGTACActacatttttcacaaaactcatggggaaaaaggaaaaaaaggggaaCTACACCAAATAAGACTCCGGGCCCAGCAAAAATCTATAAATAAGATAACCAAACAACTGAAGATATTGAATAGTTACCCTggaccatcacttcatgggaaatagatggggaaacagtgtcagactttatttctgggggctccaaaatcactgcagatggtgactgcagccatgaaattaaaagacgcttactccttgggaggaaagttatgaccaacctagacagcatattaaaaagcagagacattactttgccaacaaaggtccatctagtcaatgctatggtttttccagtggtcatgtatggatgtgagaggtggactatgaagaaagctgagcgctgaaaaattgatgcttttgaactgtggtgttggagaagactcttgagagtcccttggactgcaagggactgcaaggagatccaaccagtccatcctaaaagagatcagtcctgggtgttcactggaaggactgatgctaaagctgaaaccccaatactttggccacctcatgggaagagctgactcattggaaaagaccctgatgatgggagggattgggggcaggagaaggggacgacagaggatgagatggctggatggcatcaccgactccatggacatgagtttgagtaaactccaggagttggtgatggacaggaaggcctggcgtgctgcgattcacagggtcgcaaagagtcggacacgactgagtgactgaattgaactgaactgactaaagaaaaaataatctactAGAAATCTCAggaaatattccttggaagggaaAAAGAAGCAAGATTAAACTTAATGTGTGTAGGGAAAACGCAACATCATCACAACATTCGTGATTAAATACGAACAAGGTCTTGCTGTTAAGTTGGTGAGGTGTGACAGTGACACAGAGGTAATTTTTAACCTAACATCCTTTTCTCTTAGGTAACTGGGCATCCTGAAGTACTTACAGGCAAAATGCCCGTTAAGTCCTACAACCTGCTTTAGAATACTCCAGGGGCAGGAATAAAGGATATAAGATTAGCAAAACACTGACCTACCACGACAGTGTGAGCAGTCTCTATGCTACTCTCCCTAGTTACCTGTGTGTTTGACAACTTGTctaataaaatatctaaaatataagtACATTTTAGAAGTTTCACGTTGAAGCATAAGACAGGTCactggtgtgtgtgttggggggggtggCTCCATTCTTTTCAACACAAGCCCTTGTTACTTCTGACATACCTGGGGAAAAGCCAAGAAGACCCCTAAACAAGGATACTGCTAGAAGAACCCCCTGCCCCTATAAAGTTCTCTTCTCAGCGTTTTGCTCGGCCAAGAAAAACAATACTGCAAAGAATTGCAAAGGTTCTGTCCGCAAGTCCCCGCGCCCCCGCgccgccccacccctccccccaccattgCCAGGGGCCTAGGGAACTCAGGCCTTACCTGCAGTTTTCCTGGAAGCGGCACTTCCCCTCCAGGAAGAACGGGCAGGGCTTCAGGGACTTGTGAGTGGGGTAGAGATAGAGTACGCGCACGCCCGGGGAGCCGTCGTCCGCCTCCTCGGTGCCCACGATCATGGCGTTGTGATACTCCAGGGTGCCCCAGGCACTGTAGTAGGGGGCGTTCACCTTTCTTCCACTCAGTGCTGCCCCGCCCTCCTCGTCCTCCCCCTCGTCCTCCTCCTGCCCAGGCTCCGTGGGTCCTGGCCCAGTCTCTCTCGAAGGAACAGTCTCCAGTTCTGCGCCGGGGGCTACTGGCACCTCCACCGTCTCCGCGATGGCATTCTGGAAAGCCAAAGGCTCAGCATCCTCCTGGGCTAGGTGCTCTCCATCCAGCGCCGCCAGCAGCTTGCTCTTCCTGACCGACACCAGGCTGGCCTCAGTGAGCTCGATCAGCTCCTTCAGGTCCCCCTGCAGCTGGCGCAGGTCGGCCAGCTCCGAGGGATCCAGGCCAGCGCCCAGGGCCAGCTCCACCTGCTGCAGCTGCGCGTCGTAGGTCCGGAGGGCGGTCTGCAGGCTCTCCTCGTCCATCCTGCCAGGAGGGGCCGATTTCCCGGGCCTGCGGGGCTGGGTCCGTGGGTCCTCAGAGGAGAGGCGTGGGAGCCAGAGCTGCGGAGAAGAGAAGCCAGATGAGTCTGGGGCCGACGGCCCCCGCAACGCCGGCACTGAGCGCTGGCCGACCGCAACCCTCGGTGGACAGCCTGAACAACCGTGAACAGCAGTCTCTTCGTTTGGACCTGGAAAGATTTCAAGCTCCGAGAGGAGGAGCCAAAGCTGGCCCTTGGCCGCTGGCCCCACGGCCTCGATTCCCTTCCCGAGAGCTGCCTTCAAGCTCTTCCGGGGTCTATGCGTCCAAGTCTAGGGTCCCCGGCCGGGCCCACCCCTGCGGCCTCGCGCCGCCCGTCTCCGCTCGGCCAGCAACCTCGGGCCAAGGCCCCGTCGCCCAGACCCCCTCGCCCCGGCCAGGCCTTCCTCCGCGCGGTCTCCCGGCCACCGCCACAGACGGCCAGGCGGCCTCACCGGCCAAAGCCGTCCGGCTGTCCGGTGTCCCGCTTCCGCCCTTGCAGCCCACAGGCGCTTCCGCCCGAGCGCCGCCGCCGGCGGAAGTATTTGGCGCGGGGGCTGCCGGGACGGCTCCGCCCCTCCCCGGCCGACCTGCGCGCGTCCCGTCGGGCGCCGCGCGGGGTTAGCGCGGGGTCGGTGGGTCAGGCGCGAGGCGGTTCCCGGGCTCGGCGGCCCGGCCGGGCGGTCGCAGATACTTCGAGGCGGGTGGGCGGAGTTGGGCTCAGGCTTGGCGACCGATCCGCAGTCTGTCCGCGCCGCCCGCCCGCCTCACGGCTGCTCGGGGCAGTCACCAGCCCTCAGACGCCCCGCCTCTGAGAGGCGCTCGTGGAGGGCCGGGAGCGAAGCGGGCGTTGGTTAGGGAGACCCAAGGGGAGCAAAGCCTGAAGGAAGCCCGGGCGGGGGAGCGGCGAGAAGCGAGGCGGGACGGGCTGCCCTCTGCCTGAAAGCAGAGAGCCCTGCCCGGGCCGGAGTGGAAGTGTGGGCACCAGAGGAGCGCCGGACCGATTCTGTAGCAGTTGCGGAGGCGAAGGCGGGcgaagaggaggggaggggaggcggagTCAGGAGGGCCCTGGGCTCCAGCTGTGAGCGGCCGTGCGGGCAGCGGGACCCTCTGTCCGCGGTGTGACCGATCTCGGGTGCCCACGGCAGGATGTACACGCTGCTGTCGGGCCTATACAAGTACATGTTCCAGAAGGACGAGTACTGCGTCCTGATCCTGGG from the Dama dama isolate Ldn47 chromosome 23, ASM3311817v1, whole genome shotgun sequence genome contains:
- the ZGPAT gene encoding zinc finger CCCH-type with G patch domain-containing protein, whose product is MDEESLQTALRTYDAQLQQVELALGAGLDPSELADLRQLQGDLKELIELTEASLVSVRKSKLLAALDGEHLAQEDAEPLAFQNAIAETVEVPVAPGAELETVPSRETGPGPTEPGQEEDEGEDEEGGAALSGRKVNAPYYSAWGTLEYHNAMIVGTEEADDGSPGVRVLYLYPTHKSLKPCPFFLEGKCRFQENCRFSHGQVVSVDELRPFQDPDLSSLQAGSACLAKRQDGLWYPAQITDVDSGYYTVKFDSLLLKEAVVEGDSILPPLRTEPAGSSDSDGSDADDPSYARVVEPGAANPGTCSSAFAGWEVHTRGIGSRLLAKMGYEFGKGLGRHAEGRVEPVHAVVLPRGKSLDQCAEILQKRTRGGQAGVSKPPKCRGRGGGAGGRPPPRSVFDFLNEKLKGEAPGAPEVGAAPPGRSGKEVYHASRSTKRALSLRLLQTEEKIEQTQRAIRGIQEALARNAGRHSVTTAQLQEKLAGAQRQLGQLRAQEAGLQREQRKADTHKKMTEF